From one Ignavibacteria bacterium genomic stretch:
- a CDS encoding class II glutamine amidotransferase codes for MCRFIAYIGPPILADDLLYKPRFSLVTAQSINAGEMSVSVNGDGFGLGWYAPELDSEPCVFRSIKPAWGDHNLRNLARKVYSPCMFAHIRAASPGLTIEEVNSHPFWCGQLMFMHNGVLGGYKQIRRKLLRKLSDEAYDAIQGSTDSEHLFGLFLNHLPEPHGTVTCEQMIQAMEGMFQDLNKLLLEEEVRQHSYLNLAVTNGTSLIAVRYTTNPNVQPASLYYMHGHEYHCRGETCVMEPTFGIPSAIVVASEPFTARRSDWMKVERNSMMVIDETMRITFRNVQMDIESLDFTSIAPEIG; via the coding sequence ATGTGCAGATTTATCGCATACATTGGCCCACCGATACTCGCAGACGATCTGTTGTATAAACCGAGGTTTTCGCTGGTAACCGCCCAAAGTATTAATGCCGGCGAAATGTCGGTCTCGGTCAATGGTGATGGCTTTGGCCTGGGCTGGTACGCACCAGAGCTTGACAGTGAGCCGTGCGTATTCAGAAGCATTAAACCGGCCTGGGGCGATCACAATCTGCGCAATCTGGCCAGAAAGGTCTATTCGCCCTGCATGTTTGCCCACATCCGGGCTGCCTCGCCCGGCCTGACCATCGAAGAGGTTAACTCGCACCCGTTTTGGTGTGGCCAGCTGATGTTCATGCATAACGGAGTGTTAGGGGGCTATAAGCAGATCCGTAGGAAACTGCTCAGGAAACTGTCAGACGAAGCCTACGATGCCATCCAGGGATCAACCGACAGTGAGCACCTCTTTGGTCTGTTTTTAAATCATTTGCCCGAACCGCACGGTACGGTAACATGTGAACAGATGATACAGGCAATGGAGGGGATGTTTCAGGATCTTAACAAACTGCTCCTGGAAGAAGAGGTACGTCAGCACAGCTACTTAAATTTGGCAGTAACAAATGGTACCAGCCTGATTGCCGTTCGGTACACAACGAACCCCAATGTTCAGCCGGCATCGTTGTACTACATGCACGGCCACGAGTATCACTGTCGGGGCGAAACCTGCGTTATGGAACCCACCTTTGGAATTCCCAGCGCCATTGTTGTTGCCAGCGAACCGTTCACGGCTCGCAGATCTGACTGGATGAAGGTAGAACGGAATTCAATGATGGTAATCGACGAGACAATGCGGATAACGTTCCGCAACGTTCAGATGGATATCGAATCACTAGACTTTACATCAATAGCTCCGGAGATTGGATGA
- a CDS encoding CADD family putative folate metabolism protein: MTTQEFLDELDSIIAERHMLQHPFYQMWNEGALSLDMLREYALEYYHQVHAFPTYVSATHANCDDMEIRQMLLENLYEEENGPNNHPELWIRFAEALGVTRDQIKQRKYLSHTRASVRILKELARRNNPAEGLAALYAYESQIPEISTTKIAGLKNWYNMNTPQALGFFEVHEHADEIHRTVTREALVKFCQTTEQKQTALDSAREAADAFNLLLDGVYNTWCSETVAIQ, from the coding sequence ATGACAACACAAGAATTTCTAGACGAACTTGACAGTATTATTGCTGAACGGCACATGCTTCAGCATCCGTTTTACCAGATGTGGAACGAAGGCGCGCTGTCGCTGGACATGCTCCGCGAGTATGCCCTGGAGTATTACCACCAGGTGCATGCCTTTCCAACGTACGTAAGTGCTACTCATGCTAACTGCGACGACATGGAAATTCGGCAGATGCTGCTTGAAAATTTGTACGAAGAAGAAAACGGTCCGAACAACCACCCGGAGTTGTGGATCAGGTTTGCCGAAGCTCTGGGTGTTACACGGGACCAGATCAAACAGCGGAAATACTTGTCGCATACCCGTGCATCGGTACGTATCCTCAAGGAACTTGCCCGCCGCAACAACCCGGCCGAAGGGCTTGCTGCTCTCTATGCCTACGAGTCACAAATCCCTGAAATCAGCACCACCAAAATTGCCGGTCTGAAAAACTGGTATAACATGAACACACCGCAGGCCTTAGGCTTCTTTGAAGTACACGAGCATGCCGATGAAATTCACCGTACTGTAACCAGGGAGGCACTGGTGAAGTTCTGTCAAACAACGGAACAAAAGCAGACCGCACTGGATTCAGCGCGTGAAGCGGCCGATGCCTTTAACCTGCTGCTCGACGGAGTGTACAATACCTGGTGCTCCGAAACGGTGGCGATTCAGTAA
- a CDS encoding ATP-dependent Clp protease adaptor ClpS, translating into MPYFPTEHTDTLLAEDTVTGLQSHVILYNDDEHTIEEVVVQIVLATGYSFPYAMKLTMAVHTSGKETVFTGTISDCLRVASVLQEIQLQTEIVF; encoded by the coding sequence ATGCCGTATTTCCCTACCGAACATACCGATACCCTGCTTGCCGAGGATACCGTAACGGGGTTACAGTCACACGTGATTTTATATAATGACGATGAGCATACGATTGAAGAAGTTGTTGTTCAAATTGTGCTTGCCACCGGATATTCTTTCCCGTATGCAATGAAGCTGACGATGGCGGTGCATACGTCCGGGAAGGAAACCGTGTTTACGGGGACAATTTCTGACTGTTTGCGGGTTGCATCGGTGTTGCAGGAAATTCAGCTGCAAACCGAGATCGTATTCTAA